The segment CGACCCCGCGGCGCACTCCGGCTGGATATCGCCAGTACGCCGATGACGCGGTGGCGCGCCTGCGTTTCATCAAGCACGCGCAGGAGCTCGGTTTCTCGTTGCAGGAGATCCAGGAGTTGCTCGGGCTGCGCGTCCGGCACGGGGCCGCCTGCGATGCCGTCGAGCGGAAAACGAGACAGAAGATTGAGGTCGTCCATCAGAGGATCCGCGACCTCCAGCGCATGAAACGCACCCTGGAGCGGCTGGCCGCGGCCTGTGCCGCCCGACGGCCAACGGACGACTGCCCGATCCTGGAGGTATTGGAAGACCATGACGAAGTCGGTCACTAAGACGGCACTCGCTGCAGCTGGCGGTGTTGTCGCGGCCGTGGTGTCGACACTCTGCTGCGCTGGACCGCTCGTCGCCGTCGCGTTCGGCCTGAGTGGCGCCGGGCTCGCGGCGACGTTCGAGCCGCTGCGGCCCTACTTCGTCGCCGGGACCGTGCTGGCGCTCGGCTTCGGCTTCGTCGTGCTCCGAGGTGAGGAGAAGCGGGCGTGCGAGCCTGGAACCTTGTGTGCCTCGCCGCTCGCCCGCCGCCGGATGAAGTGGGCGCTGTGGACGGCGACGATCGTGTCTATCCCGCTGCTCACGTTCCCCTGGTGGTCGAAACTCGTGCTGGGTTAGGAGGTTTACCATGTTGTCGTCATGGAAGGTCACGTTGCTTTTCGCTGCCGGAGTCGGC is part of the Deltaproteobacteria bacterium genome and harbors:
- a CDS encoding MerR family transcriptional regulator; the protein is MALTIGQVADAADVNIQTIRYYERRGLFPTPRRTPAGYRQYADDAVARLRFIKHAQELGFSLQEIQELLGLRVRHGAACDAVERKTRQKIEVVHQRIRDLQRMKRTLERLAAACAARRPTDDCPILEVLEDHDEVGH
- a CDS encoding mercury transporter, whose protein sequence is MTKSVTKTALAAAGGVVAAVVSTLCCAGPLVAVAFGLSGAGLAATFEPLRPYFVAGTVLALGFGFVVLRGEEKRACEPGTLCASPLARRRMKWALWTATIVSIPLLTFPWWSKLVLG